One Hymenobacter volaticus genomic region harbors:
- a CDS encoding sodium:solute symporter family transporter, with product MHSIVLGDLIKYAIMTVACFSIAIIAYIQLQDKQLLVPEGWFNPFFGWRLGLDWSRLIPEVNSKIASDGYSLFGLFFMMMAFKGVFASLAGPAPNYDMQKILSTRSPEEASKMSGFVSIILLPIRYSLIIGLTVLGLLYYRQMNLTDAAGTIDFERILPVAINKFLPTGLVGLVLTGLLGAFMGTFSGTVNAAQAYIVNDIYLKYLNPGATTRQIISLNYVVGILVVAVGVLLGFFAKDVNSVLQFIVSALYGGYIAANVLKWHWWRFNATGFFWGMLAGIVTAMLFGFFIPAGNLLYFFPLLFAISLAGSVAGSYASPPTDAVVLNKFYRTVRPWGFWGPVHAQVVAEDPSFQANTNFRLNMFNVVLGIIAQLCLTILPMYLILMQQLPLLITVGILAVIVFILKKTWWDRLSAY from the coding sequence ATGCACAGCATTGTCCTGGGAGATTTGATTAAGTATGCCATCATGACGGTGGCGTGTTTCTCTATTGCCATAATTGCCTATATTCAGTTGCAAGACAAGCAGTTGCTTGTGCCAGAAGGGTGGTTCAATCCCTTCTTCGGCTGGCGCCTGGGTCTGGATTGGTCGCGCCTGATTCCGGAAGTTAACAGCAAGATTGCCAGCGACGGCTACTCCCTGTTTGGCTTATTTTTTATGATGATGGCCTTTAAGGGCGTGTTTGCTTCGCTGGCGGGCCCGGCGCCGAACTACGACATGCAGAAAATTCTCTCGACTCGCTCGCCGGAGGAAGCCAGCAAAATGAGTGGTTTCGTGTCGATTATCCTGCTTCCTATTCGCTACTCCCTCATTATTGGCCTGACGGTGCTGGGGTTGCTCTACTACCGTCAGATGAACCTCACGGATGCTGCCGGCACCATCGACTTCGAGCGGATTTTGCCAGTTGCCATCAACAAATTCCTGCCGACCGGCTTGGTTGGCTTGGTGCTCACGGGGTTATTAGGCGCCTTCATGGGTACGTTCAGCGGCACCGTCAATGCCGCGCAGGCCTACATCGTCAATGACATTTACTTGAAGTACCTGAACCCGGGCGCGACTACCCGCCAGATTATTTCCCTCAACTACGTGGTAGGCATACTGGTGGTGGCGGTGGGCGTACTGCTGGGATTCTTTGCCAAAGACGTAAACAGCGTGCTTCAATTCATCGTGTCGGCTTTGTACGGCGGGTACATTGCGGCTAATGTGCTGAAGTGGCATTGGTGGCGCTTTAACGCGACCGGCTTTTTCTGGGGAATGTTGGCTGGCATTGTTACAGCTATGCTGTTCGGCTTTTTCATTCCTGCGGGCAATCTGCTTTACTTTTTCCCGCTGCTATTTGCCATCTCGTTGGCTGGTTCGGTAGCCGGCTCTTACGCTTCGCCCCCCACCGACGCCGTGGTGCTCAATAAATTTTATCGCACGGTACGGCCCTGGGGCTTTTGGGGCCCCGTACATGCGCAGGTCGTAGCCGAGGACCCCTCGTTTCAGGCCAACACCAACTTCCGACTGAATATGTTTAACGTGGTGCTAGGCATTATTGCGCAGCTGTGCTTGACGATCCTGCCGATGTACCTGATTCTGATGCAGCAACTGCCGCTGCTTATCACGGTCGGTATTCTAGCCGTGATTGTTTTCATTCTGAAAAAGACCTGGTGGGACCGGCTCAGCGCTTACTGA
- a CDS encoding glycoside hydrolase family 26 protein, which produces MSWHLNNPVNGLTAWDTTRNTVRAMLPGGAQHATFVAYLSRLADFMQAAQASWFKPIPIIFRPFHENTGSWFWWGKKQCTPDEYKALFRFTIDYLRRERRVHNLLIAYSPAEFDSPADFMTRYPGDEYVDIIGFDAYYRGDGSAFRADMDRQLPALLALANEHHKVAALTETGFDQIPEPEWWTKTLLPYLQQYSLAYVLVWRNGPTGHYFAPSPGQVSTQDFQAFYRAPKVLFQDKLTPLRVYKKR; this is translated from the coding sequence ATTAGCTGGCACTTAAACAACCCGGTAAACGGCCTTACGGCCTGGGATACCACCCGCAACACGGTGCGCGCCATGCTGCCGGGGGGCGCGCAGCACGCTACGTTTGTCGCCTACCTGAGTCGGCTGGCAGACTTTATGCAAGCGGCCCAAGCGTCGTGGTTTAAGCCAATACCTATCATCTTCCGTCCTTTTCATGAAAATACCGGCAGCTGGTTTTGGTGGGGCAAGAAGCAGTGCACCCCCGACGAATACAAGGCGCTATTTCGCTTTACAATAGACTACCTACGCCGGGAAAGACGGGTGCATAATTTATTGATTGCCTACTCGCCTGCCGAGTTCGATAGCCCGGCAGATTTCATGACGCGCTACCCCGGCGACGAGTACGTGGACATCATTGGTTTCGATGCCTACTACCGCGGCGACGGCAGCGCCTTCCGTGCCGACATGGACCGGCAGTTGCCGGCTCTGCTGGCCCTAGCCAACGAACACCACAAAGTAGCGGCCCTTACCGAAACCGGTTTCGACCAGATTCCGGAGCCCGAGTGGTGGACCAAAACCCTGCTGCCCTACTTGCAGCAGTACTCGCTCGCTTATGTCTTGGTGTGGCGCAACGGGCCGACCGGACACTACTTCGCGCCCTCCCCGGGCCAGGTTAGCACCCAAGACTTTCAGGCTTTTTACCGTGCTCCCAAGGTCCTGTTTCAGGACAAGCTGACGCCCTTACGCGTCTACAAGAAACGGTAA
- a CDS encoding sodium:solute symporter family transporter, with the protein MRLHLIDFLIIATYLLLTVLIGLYYRKKARQNKDSYMLGGRTIPWYKLGLSDASDMFDISGTMWMVSLCFVYGMKSIWIPWLWPVFNQVFLMMYLSRWLRRSNASTGAEWLATRFGTKGPGVAASHQVVIAFALLSCLGFLAYGFVGLGKFIEIFIPWELVRDYVPFAVAPQYVPHVYGIVFTLFAMFYSIIGGCTALSWEI; encoded by the coding sequence ATGAGGCTACACTTAATTGATTTTTTAATAATTGCCACCTACCTGCTGCTAACAGTGCTCATCGGCCTGTACTACCGCAAGAAAGCGCGCCAAAACAAGGATAGCTACATGCTGGGCGGCCGCACTATTCCGTGGTACAAGCTTGGGCTGAGCGATGCTTCCGACATGTTCGACATCAGCGGCACGATGTGGATGGTGAGCTTGTGTTTCGTCTATGGGATGAAAAGCATCTGGATTCCGTGGTTATGGCCAGTGTTCAATCAAGTGTTTCTGATGATGTATTTGTCGCGGTGGCTGCGGCGCTCCAATGCCAGCACCGGGGCTGAGTGGCTGGCCACGCGCTTCGGCACTAAGGGGCCGGGCGTCGCAGCGTCGCACCAAGTGGTTATTGCCTTTGCCTTGCTCAGCTGTTTGGGTTTTCTAGCCTACGGGTTTGTGGGCTTGGGCAAGTTCATCGAAATTTTTATTCCCTGGGAATTGGTGCGCGACTATGTACCGTTTGCAGTCGCGCCGCAGTATGTACCCCACGTCTACGGTATTGTGTTCACCCTGTTTGCTATGTTCTACTCCATCATTGGGGGATGCACAGCATTGTCCTGGGAGATTTGA
- a CDS encoding AGE family epimerase/isomerase — MAEKHWWVQAEAMVGFLNAFNLTSDPQFFNYFLAVWEFTQRYLIDHERGEWHWGVNADYSLMPGEDKAGLWKCPYHNSRACLEILQRLGTMPQ; from the coding sequence ATAGCCGAAAAGCACTGGTGGGTGCAGGCGGAAGCGATGGTTGGTTTTCTCAACGCCTTTAATTTGACGAGCGACCCGCAGTTTTTCAACTACTTTCTGGCTGTTTGGGAGTTTACGCAGCGCTACCTTATCGACCACGAACGCGGCGAATGGCACTGGGGGGTTAACGCTGATTACAGCTTAATGCCGGGAGAAGATAAGGCAGGCCTGTGGAAATGCCCCTATCATAATAGCCGCGCTTGCCTAGAGATTCTGCAGAGGCTGGGAACTATGCCTCAGTAG
- a CDS encoding glycoside hydrolase family 130 protein, whose translation MTTLFDNRLRALHAHHESLVSAANLPEELGNGVIKRYQHPILTAAHTPLPWRYDLNPATNPYCMERIGINATFNAGAIKWNDKYVLVARVEGVDRKSFFAVAESPNGVDNFRFWEYPIVLPETEEPETNIYDMRLTKHADGWIYGLFCTERRDSAAPAGDQAAAVARCGIARTKDLIAWERLADLKTNSAQQRNVVLHPEFVSNKYAFYTRPQDSFIEAGMGGGIGFALSNSIEQAEVTEEVIIDPKRYHTVYETKNGLGPAPIKTEQGWLHLAHGVRNTAAGLRYVLYLFLTDLHDLTRIIHKPAGYFIAPEGEERVGDVSNVVFSNGWIADADGQVFIYYASSDTRMHVATSTIAQLLDYVMHTPEDGFQSSASAQTICDLIDRNKEFAATNEVRFAATHQNGVGY comes from the coding sequence ATGACAACTCTTTTTGACAACCGTCTTCGCGCGCTCCACGCCCACCACGAATCCCTTGTATCGGCTGCCAACCTGCCAGAAGAGTTAGGCAATGGCGTCATCAAACGCTACCAGCACCCTATATTGACTGCCGCCCATACGCCGCTACCCTGGCGCTACGACTTGAACCCTGCTACCAATCCGTACTGTATGGAGCGAATTGGTATCAATGCAACCTTTAATGCCGGCGCTATTAAGTGGAACGACAAGTACGTGCTGGTCGCGCGGGTAGAGGGCGTGGATCGTAAATCGTTTTTTGCAGTGGCTGAAAGTCCCAATGGCGTCGATAACTTCCGCTTTTGGGAGTATCCCATTGTGCTTCCCGAAACCGAGGAGCCGGAAACCAACATCTACGATATGCGCCTGACTAAACACGCGGATGGCTGGATATACGGTCTGTTTTGCACGGAGCGCCGCGACTCAGCAGCCCCAGCCGGTGACCAGGCGGCCGCGGTAGCGCGTTGCGGCATTGCCCGCACCAAAGACTTAATAGCGTGGGAGCGTTTAGCGGATTTGAAAACTAACTCGGCGCAGCAGCGCAACGTGGTGCTGCACCCCGAATTTGTATCAAACAAATACGCTTTTTATACGCGGCCTCAGGACAGCTTCATCGAAGCCGGTATGGGCGGTGGGATAGGGTTTGCGCTATCCAACTCCATAGAGCAGGCCGAGGTAACGGAGGAAGTTATCATCGACCCCAAGCGCTACCACACCGTGTACGAAACCAAGAACGGGTTAGGCCCCGCCCCCATTAAAACCGAGCAGGGCTGGTTGCACCTGGCCCACGGCGTCCGCAATACGGCCGCCGGTCTGCGCTACGTGCTTTACCTGTTCCTGACTGATTTACACGACCTGACCCGCATCATTCATAAACCCGCCGGCTATTTTATTGCACCAGAAGGTGAGGAACGGGTCGGAGACGTGTCGAACGTAGTGTTTAGCAACGGGTGGATTGCGGACGCCGACGGTCAGGTGTTTATCTACTACGCTTCGTCTGATACCCGCATGCACGTGGCGACGTCCACTATCGCTCAGCTACTCGACTACGTGATGCACACGCCCGAAGATGGTTTTCAATCCAGTGCTTCAGCCCAAACTATCTGCGACCTGATTGATCGTAACAAGGAATTTGCTGCTACCAATGAGGTTCGTTTTGCCGCCACGCACCAAAACGGAGTAGGGTACTAG
- a CDS encoding AGE family epimerase/isomerase, giving the protein MLEQPPVGLASTMPLADSFQRELSAILSYWSTHTLDEEYGGFHGKIDSNNCVIPHAPKGSVLHARILWAFSAAYNATQRVDYLPVATRAFQYLNQFFIDPAYGGVYWTVDYQGQPLDTKKQIYALAFVLYGMAEYHLASGNAQALTLAQELYRTIELHSYDAENGGYLEALARDWTPLKDLRLSAKDANEKKTTNTHLHVLEAYATLYRAWPDALLKQRLVELLNLFADRMIDPATHHLNLFFNEQWVARPDVISYGHDIEAAWLLLQAAELIGEKTLVVRFQQLAVALALAAAEGLAADGG; this is encoded by the coding sequence ATGCTTGAACAACCGCCCGTTGGCTTGGCCTCCACGATGCCCCTTGCTGATTCGTTTCAACGCGAGCTATCCGCCATTCTTTCCTACTGGAGCACCCATACGCTGGATGAAGAATACGGCGGGTTTCACGGAAAGATAGATAGCAACAATTGCGTGATACCCCACGCCCCCAAAGGCTCGGTACTACATGCCCGTATTTTATGGGCCTTCTCGGCCGCTTACAACGCAACCCAGCGGGTGGATTACCTGCCGGTGGCTACTCGCGCTTTCCAGTACCTAAACCAGTTTTTTATTGATCCGGCGTACGGTGGAGTGTACTGGACCGTCGATTACCAGGGGCAGCCACTGGACACGAAAAAGCAAATCTATGCTTTGGCGTTCGTGCTCTACGGAATGGCGGAATATCACCTAGCCAGCGGCAACGCCCAAGCGCTAACGCTCGCTCAAGAGCTGTATCGCACCATTGAGTTGCACAGCTACGACGCCGAAAATGGAGGGTACTTGGAGGCTTTAGCCCGCGACTGGACCCCTTTAAAGGACTTGCGTTTAAGTGCTAAGGACGCCAACGAAAAGAAAACCACGAACACGCACCTGCACGTGCTGGAGGCGTATGCTACCTTATACCGGGCCTGGCCCGATGCGCTACTCAAGCAACGGCTGGTTGAGTTATTGAACCTCTTCGCCGACCGTATGATTGACCCCGCCACCCATCATTTAAACTTGTTCTTTAACGAGCAGTGGGTGGCGCGGCCCGATGTTATCTCGTATGGACACGACATTGAAGCGGCGTGGCTGTTGTTGCAAGCCGCCGAGCTGATAGGAGAAAAGACTTTGGTTGTCCGCTTCCAGCAGCTGGCAGTAGCCCTCGCCCTCGCCGCCGCCGAAGGCCTAGCGGCGGATGGGGGCTAA